A stretch of Halichondria panicea chromosome 1, odHalPani1.1, whole genome shotgun sequence DNA encodes these proteins:
- the LOC135330913 gene encoding ankyrin repeat domain-containing protein 6-like isoform X3: MATEQDLGAQKKLAEDLYEAVNKRDVVKVRSLLGQGADPNHQLYWSDEWGYKDPPLHFACYRGYLEIAKTLVTHGARTDKGGGMDKTPLHWACRGGNKEMVQYLIQELKCSTDMRDKDNMTPLQRACMWGKKDVVQYLVEERKMDVDVRDNQGQSPLDNVLEGLDDSYLEGCVDVALYLMSRGCACGDEDKARLLCVACDFGKLGVVKELVEQYKVDPNSVTDDYGETPLDLATQEGHTEIADYLKSLPQQSAVTGDTDSRSDENGPPPTKKQKSAQQVTLRVCPNCEKSCHIRCKKCPECEHEFPPSSKSRAKPDQDIVKNPSNLLQILQKKVDQLSLLGFDIVVLVHRDSSKSHDSSSTSHDTPSRSRHTYRKFVTSGLAESFVESPLVYGSWKDFCSSDKTSTGHAQKSKNPRKKKGVQTNTTTTTQEGDRSHDTSGVSHDQDNVSQDSNGANTQSQAAQSSTAPLSVSDLTPLWNTISSLRQQIDSMQSSLNAPPTHAYPQHMYPPATGLMNTGQSTFVPVPGGGLFNTPLPNHFTGPSSHNSMLGQSSRFNVNPMSFPMFPFSPAPANYRFPSSITPLESSRQPMNSDPNTDSIDP; this comes from the exons AGAAGCTAGCCGAGGACTTATACGAGGCTGTAAACAAACGTGACGTCGTCAAAGTTAGGTCTCTGTTGGGACAGGGGGCAGaccccaaccaccagctctactggagtgacgAGTGGGGATACAAGGATCCTCCATTACACTTTGCTTGTTATCGGGGCTACCTTGAGATTGCGAAGACACTTGTTACCCATGGAGCTCGTACTGATAAAGGTGGTGGGATGGACAAGACTCCACTTCACTGGGCATGCCGGGGAGGTAATAAAGAGATGGTGCAGTACCTGATTCAAGAGCTCAAATGTAGCACTG ACATGAGGGATAAGGATAACATGACTCCTCTTCAACGGGCTTGTATGTGGGGAAAGAAAGACGTGGTACAGTATCTGGTGGAGGAGAGGAAGATGGATGTTG atgtgagggataaTCAGGGACAGTCACCACTGGACAATGTTCTGGAGGGTCTTGATGATTCGTATCTTGAAGGCTGTGTGGATGTTGCCCTCTACCTGATGAGCCGTGGCTGTGCATGTGGTGACGAGGACAAAGCCAGGTTACTGTGTGTAGCATGTGACTTTGGCAAGCTGGGTGTCGTGAAGGAACTTGTTGAGCAATACAAAGTTGACCCCAACA GTGTAACTGACGATTATGGCGAGACTCCTCTTGACCTTGCTACACAGGAGGGTCACACTGAAATTGCTGACTACCTCAAGTCTCTACCACAACAAT CTGCTGTGACTGGAGACACTGACTCCAGGAGTGACGAGAATGGACCACCACCTACAAAGAAACAAAAAA GTGCCCAGCAAGTGACTCTGAGAGTGTGTCCTAACTGTGAGAAGAGCTGTCACATCCGCTGCAAGAAATGTCCCGAATGTGAGCACGAGTTCCCTCCTTCCAGTAAGAGCAGGGCCAAACCCGACCAGGATATTGTGAAAAACCCTTCAAACCTACTGCAGATACTACAGAAAAAG gtggacCAACTGTCTCTGTTAGGATTTGACATTGTCGTACTAGTGCACAGAGATTCAAGCAAATCACATGACTCCTCTTCCACGTCACATGACACGCCCAGTCGCTCACGCCACACCTACAGGAAGTTTGTCACCTCCGGACTGGCCGAGAGCTTTGTTGAATCTCCTCTGGTGTACGGCAGTTGGAAAGATTTCTGTAGTTCTGACAAGACCTCAACTGGACACGCTCAGAAATCCAAGAACCCACGAAAGAAAAAAGGAGTACAAACGAATACTACTACTACCACTCAGGAGGGGGACAGATCACATGATACGAGTGGAGTGTCACATGATCAAGACAATGTATCTCAAGACAGCAATGGTGCCAATACTCAATCACAAGCAGCACAAAGCTCTACTGCTCCACTCTCTGTTAGTGACTTGACACCACTCTGGAATACAATATCTTCTCTCCGTCAGCAAATCGATTCCATGCAGTCCAGTCTAAATGCCCCTCCCACTCACGCGTACCCTCaacacatgtaccccccagCTACTGGTTTAATGAACACAGGGCAATCAACCTTTGTACCCGTGCCGGGGGGTGGTCTATTCAATACACCACTCCCCAACCATTTCACTGGACCTTCTTCACACAACTCAATGCTGGGACAGTCATCACGATTTAATGTGAATCCCATGTCCTTCCCAATGTTTCCATTTTCACCTGCTCCAGCAAATTATCGTTTCCCTTCATCGATTACACCGTTAGAGTCGTCTAGGCAACCAATGAACTCTGACCCAAACACTGACTCAATAGATCCGTGA
- the LOC135330913 gene encoding ankyrin repeat domain-containing protein 6-like isoform X2, with product MATEQDLGAQKKLAEDLYEAVNKRDVVKVRSLLGQGADPNHQLYWSDEWGYKDPPLHFACYRGYLEIAKTLVTHGARTDKGGGMDKTPLHWACRGGNKEMVQYLIQELKCSTVELCSTTDMRDKDNMTPLQRACMWGKKDVVQYLVEERKMDVDVRDNQGQSPLDNVLEGLDDSYLEGCVDVALYLMSRGCACGDEDKARLLCVACDFGKLGVVKELVEQYKVDPNSVTDDYGETPLDLATQEGHTEIADYLKSLPQQSAVTGDTDSRSDENGPPPTKKQKSAQQVTLRVCPNCEKSCHIRCKKCPECEHEFPPSSKSRAKPDQDIVKNPSNLLQILQKKVDQLSLLGFDIVVLVHRDSSKSHDSSSTSHDTPSRSRHTYRKFVTSGLAESFVESPLVYGSWKDFCSSDKTSTGHAQKSKNPRKKKGVQTNTTTTTQEGDRSHDTSGVSHDQDNVSQDSNGANTQSQAAQSSTAPLSVSDLTPLWNTISSLRQQIDSMQSSLNAPPTHAYPQHMYPPATGLMNTGQSTFVPVPGGGLFNTPLPNHFTGPSSHNSMLGQSSRFNVNPMSFPMFPFSPAPANYRFPSSITPLESSRQPMNSDPNTDSIDP from the exons AGAAGCTAGCCGAGGACTTATACGAGGCTGTAAACAAACGTGACGTCGTCAAAGTTAGGTCTCTGTTGGGACAGGGGGCAGaccccaaccaccagctctactggagtgacgAGTGGGGATACAAGGATCCTCCATTACACTTTGCTTGTTATCGGGGCTACCTTGAGATTGCGAAGACACTTGTTACCCATGGAGCTCGTACTGATAAAGGTGGTGGGATGGACAAGACTCCACTTCACTGGGCATGCCGGGGAGGTAATAAAGAGATGGTGCAGTACCTGATTCAAGAGCTCAAATGTAGCACTG TTGAACTCTGTTCCACAACAGACATGAGGGATAAGGATAACATGACTCCTCTTCAACGGGCTTGTATGTGGGGAAAGAAAGACGTGGTACAGTATCTGGTGGAGGAGAGGAAGATGGATGTTG atgtgagggataaTCAGGGACAGTCACCACTGGACAATGTTCTGGAGGGTCTTGATGATTCGTATCTTGAAGGCTGTGTGGATGTTGCCCTCTACCTGATGAGCCGTGGCTGTGCATGTGGTGACGAGGACAAAGCCAGGTTACTGTGTGTAGCATGTGACTTTGGCAAGCTGGGTGTCGTGAAGGAACTTGTTGAGCAATACAAAGTTGACCCCAACA GTGTAACTGACGATTATGGCGAGACTCCTCTTGACCTTGCTACACAGGAGGGTCACACTGAAATTGCTGACTACCTCAAGTCTCTACCACAACAAT CTGCTGTGACTGGAGACACTGACTCCAGGAGTGACGAGAATGGACCACCACCTACAAAGAAACAAAAAA GTGCCCAGCAAGTGACTCTGAGAGTGTGTCCTAACTGTGAGAAGAGCTGTCACATCCGCTGCAAGAAATGTCCCGAATGTGAGCACGAGTTCCCTCCTTCCAGTAAGAGCAGGGCCAAACCCGACCAGGATATTGTGAAAAACCCTTCAAACCTACTGCAGATACTACAGAAAAAG gtggacCAACTGTCTCTGTTAGGATTTGACATTGTCGTACTAGTGCACAGAGATTCAAGCAAATCACATGACTCCTCTTCCACGTCACATGACACGCCCAGTCGCTCACGCCACACCTACAGGAAGTTTGTCACCTCCGGACTGGCCGAGAGCTTTGTTGAATCTCCTCTGGTGTACGGCAGTTGGAAAGATTTCTGTAGTTCTGACAAGACCTCAACTGGACACGCTCAGAAATCCAAGAACCCACGAAAGAAAAAAGGAGTACAAACGAATACTACTACTACCACTCAGGAGGGGGACAGATCACATGATACGAGTGGAGTGTCACATGATCAAGACAATGTATCTCAAGACAGCAATGGTGCCAATACTCAATCACAAGCAGCACAAAGCTCTACTGCTCCACTCTCTGTTAGTGACTTGACACCACTCTGGAATACAATATCTTCTCTCCGTCAGCAAATCGATTCCATGCAGTCCAGTCTAAATGCCCCTCCCACTCACGCGTACCCTCaacacatgtaccccccagCTACTGGTTTAATGAACACAGGGCAATCAACCTTTGTACCCGTGCCGGGGGGTGGTCTATTCAATACACCACTCCCCAACCATTTCACTGGACCTTCTTCACACAACTCAATGCTGGGACAGTCATCACGATTTAATGTGAATCCCATGTCCTTCCCAATGTTTCCATTTTCACCTGCTCCAGCAAATTATCGTTTCCCTTCATCGATTACACCGTTAGAGTCGTCTAGGCAACCAATGAACTCTGACCCAAACACTGACTCAATAGATCCGTGA
- the LOC135330974 gene encoding uncharacterized protein LOC135330974 translates to MATEQDLGNQNKLAEDLYEAVDNDDVTKVRSLLGQGANPNHQLYWSDEWVSDEWADKRPPLHWACWRGYLEIAKNLVTHGARTDKGGGTYNKTPLHYACQGGDKEMVQYLIQELKCSTDVRDKYNMTSLHWACVRGSKDVVQYLVEERKMDVDVRDDEEQSPLDNAMECLDDCEGCVDVALYLMSRGCACGDEDKARLLCAACSLGKLGVVKELVEQHKVDPNSATDYDGITLLDIATMEGHTEIADYLKSLPQQYAVTGDTDSRSDENGPPPTKKRKNTHAQQVTLRVCPNCKERCHIRCKKCPECEHEFPPSSKSRAKPDQDIVKNPSNLLQILQKKVDQLSLLGFDIVVLVHRDSSKSHDTPSRSRHTYRKFVTPGLAESFVESPLVYGSWKDFCSSDKTSTGHAQKSKNPRKKKGVQTNTTTTTQEGDRSHDTSGVSHDQDNVSQDSNGPNTQSQAAPTSTDLTPLWNTISSLRQQIDSMQSSLNGPPTHTYPQHMYPTATGLMNTGQSTFVPGGGPFNTPLPNHFTGPSSHNSMLGQSSRFNLNPMSFPMFPFSPAPANYRFPSPITPLESSRQPMNSDPNTDSIDP, encoded by the exons ATGGCTACTGAACAAGACTTAGg TAATCAAAACAAGCTAGCTGAGGACTTATACGAGGCTGTAGACAATGATGACGTCACTAAAGTTAGGTCCCTGTTGGGACAGGGGGCAAaccccaaccaccagctctactggagtgacgAGTGGGTGAGTGACGAGTGGGCGGATAAGAGGCCTCCATTACACTGGGCTTGCTGGAGGGGCTACCTTGAGATTGCGAAGAATCTTGTTACCCATGGAGCTCGTACTGATAAAGGTGGTGGGACGTACAACAAGACTCCACTTCACTATGCGTGCCAGGGAGGTGATAAGGAGATGGTGCAGTACCTGATCCAAGAGCTCAAATGTAGCACTG atgtgagggataaATATAACATGACTTCTCTTCACTGGGCTTGTGTGAGAGGAAGTAAAGACGTGGTACAGTATCTGGTGGAGGAGAGGAAGATGGATGTTG atgtgagggatgatGAGGAACAGTCACCACTGGACAATGCTATGGAGTGTCTTGATGATTGTGAAGGTTGTGTGGATGTTGCCCTCTACCTGATGAGCCGTGGCTGTGCATGTGGTGATGAGGACAAAGCCAGGTTACTCTGTGCAGCATGTTCCCTTGGCAAGCTGGGTGTCGTGAAGGAACTGGTTGAGCAACACAAAGTTGACCCCAACA GTGCAACTGACTATGATGGCATTACTCTTCTTGACATTGCTACAATGGAGGGTCACACTGAAATTGCTGACTACCTCAAGTCTCTACCACAACAAT ATGCTGTGACTGGAGACACTGACTCCAGGAGTGACGAGAATGGACCACCACCAACAAAGAAACGAAAAA acacacacgcCCAGCAAGTGACTCTGAGAGTGTGTCCTAACTGTAAGGAGAGGTGTCACATCCGCTGCAAGAAATGTCCCGAATGTGAGCACGAGTTCCCTCCTTCCAGTAAGAGCAGGGCCAAACCCGACCAGGATATTGTGAAAAACCCTTCAAACCTACTGCAGATACTACAGAAAAAG gttgaccAATTGTCTCTGTTAGGATTTGACATTGTCGTACTAGTGCACAGAGATTCAAGCAAATCACATGACACGCCCAGTCGCTCACGCCACACCTACAGGAAGTTTGTGACCCCCGGACTGGCCGAGAGCTTTGTTGAATCTCCTCTGGTGTACGGCAGTTGGAAAGATTTCTGTAGTTCTGACAAGACCTCAACTGGACACGCTCAGAAATCCAAGAACCCACGAAAGAAAAAAGGAGTACAAACGAATACTACTACTACCACTCAGGAAGGGGACAGATCACATGATACGAGTGGAGTTTCGCATGATCAAGACAATGTATCTCAAGACAGCAATGGTCCCAATACTCAATCACAAGCAGCACCAACCTCTACTGACTTGACACCACTCTGGAATACAATATCTTCTCTTCGTCAGCAAATCGATTCCATGCAATCCAGTTTAAATggcccgcccactcacacgtACCCTCAACACATGTACCCCACAGCTACTGGTCTAATGAACACAGGGCAATCGACCTTTGTACCCGGGGGTGGTCCATTCAACACACCACTCCCCAACCATTTCACTGGACCTTCTTCACACAACTCAATGCTGGGACAGTCATCACGATTTAATCTGAATCCCATGTCCTTCCCAATGTTTCCATTTTCACCTGCTCCAGCAAATTATCGTTTCCCTTCACCGATTACACCGTTAGAGTCGTCTAGGCAACCAATGAACTCTGACCCAAACACTGACTCAATAGATCCGTGA